In the Prosthecobacter vanneervenii genome, one interval contains:
- a CDS encoding type IV pilus twitching motility protein PilT, with product MHDHDLIEYLSMVTTRGGSDLHLSVGAPPMGRIYGKLQPLSSVVLGVNDVRDLVFGALKETQRAALEQDWELDFAIQVESLGRFRGNACYVFGQIEASYRFIPDQIPELRDLGHGPTVESLCTLRNGLILVTGTSNSGKTTTLSSMTQHIARERQASIISIEDPIEYVFKHSRSIVRQRQVGTDTHGFAQALRSALRQDANVIIISELRDLETIRTALTAAETGHLVISTLHTQDAPSTILRMMDAFPEDQQDFVASQLANCLQGVICQSLMPRLDQDGRVMASEIMVNNQGIASCIRSRRLQQLPSLIQIGANEGMHTIDDSVSHLATYGFISLEDALLRARDRDFVLTAYENKVEGRRR from the coding sequence ATGCACGACCACGATCTCATCGAATATCTTTCCATGGTCACCACCCGGGGTGGCTCTGACCTACATCTCAGCGTTGGTGCCCCGCCCATGGGCCGTATCTACGGCAAGCTCCAGCCGCTCTCCAGCGTGGTTCTCGGCGTCAATGATGTTCGGGATCTCGTCTTTGGCGCTTTGAAGGAAACCCAGCGCGCCGCCCTGGAGCAGGATTGGGAGCTGGATTTTGCCATTCAGGTGGAAAGCCTCGGACGCTTCCGTGGCAATGCCTGCTACGTCTTTGGTCAGATCGAGGCATCCTATCGCTTCATCCCCGACCAGATTCCAGAGCTCCGGGACCTTGGCCATGGCCCGACAGTCGAAAGCCTCTGCACATTGCGCAACGGCTTGATCCTCGTCACCGGCACCAGCAACTCGGGCAAGACCACCACCCTCAGCTCGATGACGCAGCACATCGCTCGCGAGCGACAGGCCAGCATCATCAGCATCGAGGATCCGATAGAGTACGTCTTCAAGCATTCCCGCAGCATCGTGCGTCAGCGTCAGGTGGGCACGGACACCCACGGCTTCGCCCAGGCTCTGCGCAGCGCTCTGCGTCAGGATGCCAATGTCATCATCATCAGCGAGCTGCGCGACCTTGAGACCATCCGCACCGCCCTCACCGCTGCCGAAACCGGCCACCTCGTCATCAGCACCCTCCACACGCAGGACGCTCCCTCCACCATCTTGCGCATGATGGATGCCTTCCCCGAGGATCAGCAGGACTTCGTCGCCTCTCAGCTGGCCAACTGCCTCCAGGGCGTGATCTGTCAGAGTTTGATGCCTCGCCTTGATCAGGATGGACGGGTGATGGCCTCGGAAATCATGGTCAACAATCAGGGCATCGCCTCCTGCATCCGCTCCCGCAGGCTGCAGCAGCTCCCCAGCCTGATCCAGATCGGCGCCAATGAAGGCATGCACACCATTGACGACAGCGTCAGTCATCTGGCCACCTACGGCTTCATCTCTCTTGAAGATGCCCTCCTGCGCGCCCGAGACAGGGATTTCGTGCTCACAGCCTACGAGAACAAGGTCGAAGGCCGCAGGCGCTGA
- a CDS encoding FtsX-like permease family protein, which yields MLSNATLFLARRYLRARRSFVSVITIISILGVAVGVLMMIVVSSVMKGFEGEFRKVLIGSEPHILLHPQDKKPADARSTAEILAKVRAQPEVLAASSYISSVMYAEHDGMQSGMDVLGLPQDGAKFYMAKISRHKLEGSLDLTPGGLVCADYVAGQLNAHPGDRISVYASSNVTSAVKRFRIASDEQDETKRHAAYEQIKLHPKEISVQGTTRTESAGAYGYVTLETAQQIFGFGDQVSGVLIELKRPDEVKDVITRFTAAGLIPAGWSASLWTDAGDARLAAMSNERVMMWIVLLIIAVVAAFSVMNTTITVTTQKRREIGVLTALGSRQGQIIGIFVSQAAFVGTLGTLLGLVLSGLVLRFRDDIRMGIAVLSGGSTNADSGMFLATIPAQIEPWFIAVTCLGSITLCLLAALPPAWLAARVDPAVALRD from the coding sequence ATGCTCTCGAACGCCACCCTCTTCCTCGCCCGCCGCTACCTGCGCGCCAGGCGTTCGTTTGTCTCTGTCATCACCATCATCTCCATTCTCGGCGTCGCTGTCGGTGTCCTCATGATGATCGTGGTCAGCTCCGTCATGAAAGGCTTTGAGGGCGAGTTCCGCAAAGTGCTCATCGGCTCCGAGCCGCACATCCTCCTGCACCCGCAGGATAAAAAACCTGCCGACGCCAGATCCACCGCCGAGATCCTCGCCAAAGTGCGCGCTCAGCCGGAAGTGCTCGCCGCCAGCAGCTACATCAGCAGCGTCATGTATGCCGAGCACGACGGCATGCAGTCCGGTATGGACGTGCTCGGCCTGCCTCAAGACGGCGCCAAGTTTTACATGGCCAAAATCTCCAGGCACAAGCTGGAAGGCTCTCTGGACCTCACCCCCGGTGGCCTCGTCTGTGCAGACTACGTGGCAGGACAGCTCAATGCCCACCCAGGCGACCGCATCAGTGTCTATGCCTCCAGCAATGTGACCAGCGCAGTCAAACGTTTCCGCATCGCCTCGGATGAGCAGGACGAGACCAAACGCCACGCCGCGTATGAGCAGATCAAACTGCATCCCAAGGAGATCTCAGTGCAAGGCACCACCCGGACAGAATCCGCTGGCGCTTATGGCTATGTCACACTCGAAACGGCACAGCAGATTTTTGGCTTCGGAGACCAGGTCAGCGGTGTTCTTATCGAACTCAAGCGGCCTGATGAAGTGAAGGACGTGATCACACGCTTCACCGCCGCCGGTTTGATCCCTGCCGGATGGAGCGCTTCTTTGTGGACCGACGCTGGCGATGCACGCCTCGCCGCCATGAGCAACGAGCGTGTCATGATGTGGATCGTGCTGCTCATCATCGCTGTTGTTGCTGCCTTTTCCGTCATGAACACCACCATCACCGTCACCACGCAGAAGCGGCGGGAAATCGGCGTTCTCACCGCATTGGGTTCACGCCAGGGCCAGATCATTGGAATTTTCGTCTCCCAGGCCGCCTTTGTCGGCACCCTTGGCACCCTGCTCGGGCTGGTCTTGAGCGGCCTCGTGCTCCGATTCCGTGACGACATCCGCATGGGCATTGCAGTACTCAGCGGTGGCAGCACGAATGCGGACTCTGGCATGTTCCTTGCCACCATTCCCGCTCAGATCGAGCCCTGGTTCATTGCCGTCACCTGTCTCGGTTCCATCACCCTCTGCCTCCTCGCCGCCCTGCCCCCCGCCTGGCTCGCCGCTCGTGTCGACCCCGCTGTCGCGCTCCGCGATTAA
- a CDS encoding MFS transporter small subunit, translating into MKALTLFIAWTWIAVPLGWGVYQSVQKSLPLFGITAVAK; encoded by the coding sequence ATGAAAGCCCTCACCCTCTTCATCGCCTGGACGTGGATCGCCGTGCCGCTCGGCTGGGGCGTTTACCAGTCTGTGCAGAAATCGCTCCCACTCTTTGGCATTACGGCAGTTGCGAAATAG
- a CDS encoding L-lactate MFS transporter — protein MSFLSRAATVASPGFNRWLVPPAAIAVHMCIGQVYGFSVFKKPLARALGISAPVTGDWSEADVGVAYSIALALLGLSAAFFGKWVERSGPRKTMLASMLCFCSGLVLTSLAVRWHQLWLLYAGYGLIGGIGLGLGYIAPVSTLMKWFPDRPGMATGMAIMGFGGGALIGGPLAEELMKRFASPTSVGAGEALMVMAGLYAISMSFGALIVRVPPDGWQPAGWVPQQHVSKLVTTASVSVDTAWKTPQFWLLWVVLCMNVSAGIGILGQASPMIQDMFKVTPAAAAGYVGLLSLCNLGGRFFWSSMSDLTGRKAIYCIYFILGAALYASVPAIQGRGSVTLFVIATGLILTMYGGGFATIPAYLRDLFGSYQVGAIHGRLITAWSMAAIIGPQLMDRLSVANKKTMPPEQAYNSIFHLMVGLLAIGLISNLLVRPVNPKYHLPESPKT, from the coding sequence ATGAGCTTCCTCTCCCGTGCAGCCACTGTCGCCAGTCCCGGCTTCAATCGCTGGCTTGTCCCTCCGGCCGCCATCGCTGTTCACATGTGCATAGGGCAGGTGTACGGCTTCAGCGTTTTTAAAAAGCCGCTCGCCCGAGCTCTCGGCATTTCTGCCCCTGTCACGGGCGACTGGAGCGAGGCCGATGTCGGCGTGGCCTATTCCATCGCACTCGCCCTGCTCGGTCTTTCCGCCGCGTTTTTTGGCAAATGGGTGGAGCGCAGCGGCCCGCGTAAAACCATGCTCGCCAGCATGCTCTGCTTTTGCAGCGGGCTGGTGCTCACCTCCCTGGCAGTGCGCTGGCACCAGCTCTGGCTGCTGTATGCAGGCTACGGCTTGATCGGTGGCATAGGCCTGGGCCTCGGCTACATCGCTCCAGTTTCCACGTTGATGAAATGGTTCCCAGACCGCCCCGGCATGGCCACGGGCATGGCCATCATGGGCTTTGGCGGCGGCGCGCTCATCGGTGGCCCGCTGGCCGAGGAGCTGATGAAGCGCTTCGCCAGCCCCACCTCCGTCGGTGCCGGTGAGGCCCTCATGGTGATGGCCGGTCTGTATGCCATATCCATGTCCTTTGGCGCACTGATCGTGCGGGTGCCACCGGACGGCTGGCAGCCTGCTGGCTGGGTCCCTCAGCAGCATGTTTCCAAGCTCGTCACCACCGCCAGCGTCTCCGTGGATACCGCCTGGAAGACACCTCAGTTCTGGCTGCTCTGGGTCGTGCTCTGCATGAACGTGAGCGCCGGTATCGGCATCCTCGGCCAGGCCTCCCCCATGATTCAAGACATGTTCAAAGTCACCCCAGCAGCTGCGGCGGGGTACGTCGGCCTTCTCTCCCTCTGCAATCTGGGTGGCAGGTTCTTCTGGTCCTCCATGTCCGACCTCACCGGGCGCAAAGCCATCTACTGCATCTACTTCATTCTCGGTGCCGCCCTCTATGCCAGCGTACCCGCCATCCAGGGCCGAGGCAGTGTGACTCTCTTCGTCATCGCCACCGGTCTCATCCTCACGATGTATGGCGGTGGCTTTGCCACCATCCCCGCCTATCTGCGCGATCTCTTCGGCAGCTATCAGGTCGGGGCCATCCACGGCCGCCTCATCACCGCCTGGTCCATGGCCGCCATCATCGGCCCGCAGCTCATGGACCGCCTCTCCGTGGCCAACAAGAAAACCATGCCGCCAGAGCAGGCCTACAATTCCATTTTCCACCTCATGGTCGGACTCCTCGCCATCGGCCTCATCTCCAATCTCCTCGTCCGTCCGGTCAATCCCAAATACCACCTGCCCGAAAGCCCCAAAACCTGA
- a CDS encoding ABC transporter permease produces the protein MTNAPLFLALRYLRPTRSFISVITVISMLGVMLGVGVLVFVMSVFSGWQREFRQMLIGFEPHVMVQPVSNREGAPDGPKSVDWRELRKALAQLPEVESAVPVGEGVVVVENAGSLQGVSVIGLTDEKDNALLNKLSKHIKEGRFDLKGDSLILSDKFARELGAKVGDTLVVHAADSVNQFITKVREIPEDAEEKKRAEALDNVTVLSKDLTLVATLRADTAGQRGYVPLHVAQEFFNLESRVSGIELELKDPDNAERIMDKVYQSGAVPYGWGYRTWVQEHGMMLESVENQRTMMWFLLLFIMLVAAICVMNTTITVTVKKRREIGILTALGTRAWQIIAIFVSQAGIVALVGVVAGLAGGFFFLGIRNWLRDQIANLTGRDIFPQDIYFLSSIPAHTDITDLLTICSTAVALCLMAALVPSWFAARVDPAVALRDGG, from the coding sequence ATGACCAACGCCCCCCTCTTTCTCGCCCTGCGTTACCTGCGGCCCACGCGTTCGTTCATCTCGGTCATTACCGTAATTTCCATGCTTGGCGTCATGCTCGGTGTCGGCGTGCTGGTGTTTGTCATGTCCGTTTTCAGCGGCTGGCAGCGCGAGTTTCGTCAGATGCTCATTGGCTTTGAGCCGCACGTCATGGTGCAGCCGGTCAGCAATCGTGAAGGAGCGCCCGACGGCCCCAAATCTGTGGACTGGAGAGAGCTGCGTAAAGCCCTGGCCCAGCTTCCCGAAGTCGAATCCGCCGTACCAGTCGGAGAAGGTGTCGTTGTCGTGGAAAACGCTGGCAGCCTCCAAGGAGTAAGCGTCATCGGCCTCACAGACGAAAAAGACAACGCTCTTCTCAACAAGCTCTCCAAGCACATCAAGGAAGGTCGTTTCGACCTCAAGGGCGACTCCCTCATCCTCAGTGACAAATTTGCCCGCGAGCTCGGGGCCAAGGTAGGAGACACCCTCGTCGTTCATGCGGCAGACAGCGTGAACCAGTTCATCACCAAGGTTCGCGAAATCCCTGAGGACGCCGAGGAGAAGAAACGCGCTGAGGCTCTCGACAACGTCACCGTGCTTTCCAAAGACCTCACTCTCGTCGCCACCCTGCGCGCCGATACCGCCGGGCAGCGCGGCTATGTACCGCTCCACGTCGCCCAGGAGTTTTTCAATCTCGAAAGCAGGGTCAGCGGCATCGAACTGGAGCTCAAAGATCCCGACAACGCAGAACGCATCATGGACAAAGTTTACCAGTCTGGCGCTGTTCCCTACGGCTGGGGCTACCGCACCTGGGTGCAGGAGCACGGCATGATGCTCGAATCTGTCGAAAACCAGCGCACCATGATGTGGTTTCTCCTTCTCTTCATCATGCTCGTCGCAGCCATCTGCGTGATGAACACCACCATCACCGTCACTGTGAAAAAACGCCGGGAGATCGGCATTCTCACCGCCCTCGGCACCCGTGCCTGGCAGATCATCGCCATCTTCGTTTCCCAGGCAGGCATTGTCGCCCTCGTAGGCGTCGTGGCGGGCCTGGCCGGCGGCTTCTTCTTCCTCGGCATCCGCAACTGGCTGCGCGACCAGATCGCCAACCTCACCGGCCGCGACATCTTCCCGCAAGACATCTATTTCCTCTCCAGCATTCCCGCCCACACAGACATCACCGACCTGCTGACCATCTGCTCCACCGCTGTGGCCCTCTGCCTCATGGCCGCTCTGGTCCCCTCCTGGTTTGCAGCTCGCGTCGACCCAGCCGTGGCCCTTCGGGATGGAGGCTAG
- a CDS encoding type IV pilus twitching motility protein PilT — MAITIDDILQAAEDHQASDIFLQEGEVPRMKIAEQLMIFGDDPILLPQMAGLWQACGGDTLTDTDRDSGLISRSHVRFRVNLHKVLGRMAAVLRRIRTDIPPLHSLGAPDWLLQRWAQKQNGLILVTGATGQGKSTTLAALLQWMNENIARHVVTIEDPVEYVFTNNRCLFTQREVGRDTPSFARGLRSAMRQAPDVIFVGEIRDLETALTALQACETGHLVLASLHSANVSETMERFVNLFPAEQLSMGLHMLAHQMIGVLCQKLVPNVQGKLILLPEYMENGGAIRDWISKRTLANVNDYMNRGSDPNTRTFMHSAVAAYQAGIISEAEAAAAVGNEAEFRRAVRGIS, encoded by the coding sequence ATGGCTATCACGATCGACGACATCCTCCAGGCCGCTGAAGACCATCAGGCCAGCGACATTTTTTTGCAGGAGGGGGAGGTGCCTCGCATGAAGATCGCCGAGCAGCTCATGATCTTTGGAGATGACCCCATTCTGCTGCCCCAGATGGCCGGCCTTTGGCAGGCCTGTGGTGGAGACACCCTCACAGACACAGACCGCGACTCCGGCCTCATCTCACGAAGCCACGTCCGCTTTCGTGTCAATCTCCACAAAGTCCTTGGCCGCATGGCCGCCGTTCTGCGCCGCATCCGCACAGACATTCCTCCTCTTCATTCCCTAGGTGCGCCCGACTGGCTGCTGCAGCGCTGGGCGCAGAAGCAAAACGGCCTCATCCTGGTCACCGGTGCCACCGGACAGGGAAAATCCACCACACTGGCCGCGCTGCTGCAGTGGATGAATGAAAACATCGCCCGCCATGTCGTCACCATTGAGGACCCCGTGGAGTACGTTTTCACCAACAACCGCTGCCTCTTCACCCAGCGCGAGGTCGGGCGAGACACCCCCAGCTTTGCTCGTGGGCTGCGCAGCGCCATGCGCCAGGCACCAGACGTCATCTTTGTCGGAGAAATCCGCGACCTCGAAACGGCTCTCACCGCACTCCAGGCCTGCGAAACCGGTCACCTCGTCCTCGCCTCCCTGCATTCCGCCAACGTGTCCGAAACCATGGAGCGTTTCGTGAACCTCTTCCCGGCGGAGCAGCTCAGCATGGGCCTGCACATGCTCGCCCACCAGATGATTGGAGTCTTGTGCCAGAAGCTTGTTCCCAATGTCCAAGGCAAGCTCATCCTGCTTCCGGAATACATGGAAAACGGCGGCGCCATTCGTGACTGGATTTCCAAGCGCACTCTCGCAAACGTCAATGACTACATGAACCGCGGCAGCGACCCAAACACCCGCACCTTCATGCACTCAGCCGTGGCCGCTTATCAGGCAGGCATCATCTCAGAAGCCGAAGCGGCTGCTGCCGTGGGCAACGAAGCCGAATTCCGCCGTGCCGTCCGCGGCATCTCATGA